In a single window of the bacterium genome:
- a CDS encoding peptidase, producing MSGAQNAFAAPRPAVCRSPRSAVRAVVLAAAVVLTPLASAPALAAQSGRGGPQAQIALPTIEQRTAGMRKLDGFFPLYWDEAAGKLWLEIPAGRLNAEVLYITGLGSGLGSNDIGLDRGALQGSRIVVFERVGPKVLLVQPNYRFRSSSTNPAEVRAVRDAFARSVLWGFTVAAQTGERILVDATDFLLRDAIDIAPRLRPGSYRLDTSRSAIYLPMTMNFPKNTEMEVELTFVAQPGGGSGGGGFGGGQFFEGVGAVAATGEAASLRVHHSLVELPDDGYEPRLYDPRSGYFPIAWEDYSAPLGEPMTKRFIRRHRLKKRDPTAPVSDPVEPIVYYVDPGIPEPIRTAVLEGARWWNQAFEAAGYRNAFRVELLPDSVSPHDIRYNVINWVHRSTRGWSYGSSVVDPRTGEIIKGVVTLGSLRVRQDYLIAEGLLAPYREGDETPPELAEWALARIRQLAAHEVGHTLGLGHNYYDSELGRISVMDYPHPLVTLRPDGTLDYSEVYENGIGEWDSVAILWGYQDFPPGTDEQAELQRILDEAWARDLRYMTNQDLAAHPRVDQWSNGTDAATELERMMEIRRVALSRFGETAIKRNAPLATLEEVLVPLYLHHRYQVEAAASVLGGVHYVYALRGDGRTPFVRASADEQRRALRALLATLSPQELTLPASIIEKLPPRPAGYGMHRELFPRYTGPVFDVITPAVVAAQHTVSNLLDPQRAARLVEQHALEPSLPGLEEVLDELLASVQRARVTNPYEAELRRAVERVVVEQLMELAATARMPQVRAIATDRLERLAEARTLASGQRPRDAEAAHHALLVRDIRRFLDRPASPYTAPPAPVIPPGAPIGEPAMDWLGRTERWQPHSARELARAWFERLEPPCTMWE from the coding sequence ATGTCCGGCGCACAGAACGCGTTTGCGGCGCCGCGGCCGGCCGTCTGCCGGTCGCCGCGTTCGGCAGTCCGAGCGGTCGTTCTCGCGGCGGCGGTCGTGCTCACGCCGCTCGCTTCTGCCCCGGCACTCGCGGCCCAGAGCGGCCGCGGCGGGCCGCAGGCCCAGATCGCCCTGCCCACCATCGAGCAGCGCACGGCCGGGATGCGCAAGCTGGACGGCTTCTTCCCGCTGTACTGGGACGAGGCCGCGGGCAAGCTGTGGCTCGAGATCCCGGCCGGCCGGTTGAACGCCGAGGTGCTCTACATCACGGGTCTGGGCTCGGGCCTCGGCTCGAACGACATCGGGCTGGATCGCGGCGCGCTCCAGGGCTCGCGCATCGTCGTGTTCGAGCGGGTCGGGCCGAAAGTGCTCCTGGTGCAGCCGAACTACCGGTTCCGCTCCAGCAGCACCAACCCGGCGGAGGTGCGAGCGGTGCGGGACGCGTTCGCGCGCTCGGTGCTCTGGGGCTTCACCGTCGCGGCGCAGACCGGCGAGCGCATCCTCGTGGACGCGACAGACTTCCTCCTCCGCGACGCGATCGACATCGCGCCGCGGCTCCGTCCCGGTTCCTATCGCCTCGACACGAGCCGCAGCGCCATTTACCTGCCCATGACGATGAACTTCCCGAAGAACACCGAGATGGAGGTCGAGCTGACCTTCGTCGCGCAGCCGGGGGGCGGGAGCGGCGGCGGCGGGTTCGGTGGCGGGCAGTTCTTCGAGGGGGTGGGCGCGGTCGCGGCAACGGGCGAGGCGGCGAGCCTGCGGGTGCACCACTCGCTCGTCGAGCTGCCCGACGACGGCTACGAGCCGCGCCTGTACGACCCGCGCTCCGGCTACTTCCCGATCGCGTGGGAGGACTACTCGGCGCCGCTGGGCGAGCCGATGACCAAGCGCTTCATCCGCCGCCACCGGCTGAAGAAGCGGGACCCGACGGCGCCCGTGAGCGACCCCGTCGAGCCGATCGTCTACTACGTGGATCCCGGCATCCCCGAGCCGATCCGCACCGCGGTGCTCGAAGGCGCGCGCTGGTGGAACCAGGCGTTCGAGGCGGCGGGCTACCGGAACGCGTTCCGCGTCGAGCTCCTGCCCGACAGCGTCAGCCCCCACGACATCCGCTACAACGTGATCAACTGGGTGCACCGCTCGACGCGCGGGTGGAGCTACGGCTCCTCGGTGGTCGACCCGCGTACGGGCGAGATCATCAAGGGCGTGGTCACGCTCGGCTCGCTGCGCGTGCGCCAGGACTACCTGATCGCCGAGGGTCTGCTCGCGCCCTACCGTGAAGGCGATGAGACGCCGCCCGAGCTGGCCGAGTGGGCGCTCGCGCGCATCCGCCAGCTCGCCGCGCACGAGGTGGGGCACACCCTCGGGCTGGGGCACAACTACTACGACAGCGAGCTCGGCCGCATCTCGGTCATGGACTACCCGCACCCGCTGGTCACACTGCGGCCGGACGGTACGCTGGACTACTCGGAGGTCTACGAGAACGGGATCGGCGAGTGGGACAGCGTCGCGATCCTCTGGGGCTATCAGGACTTCCCCCCGGGCACGGACGAGCAAGCGGAGCTGCAGCGCATCCTCGACGAGGCCTGGGCGCGCGACCTCCGCTATATGACCAACCAGGACCTGGCCGCGCACCCCCGCGTGGACCAGTGGTCCAACGGCACGGACGCGGCGACCGAGCTGGAGCGCATGATGGAGATCCGCCGCGTGGCGCTCTCCCGGTTCGGCGAGACGGCGATCAAGCGGAACGCGCCGCTCGCCACGCTCGAGGAGGTCCTCGTCCCGCTGTACCTGCATCACCGTTACCAGGTCGAGGCGGCGGCCTCGGTGCTCGGCGGCGTGCACTACGTCTACGCGCTCCGCGGCGACGGCCGTACGCCGTTCGTCCGCGCCTCGGCGGACGAGCAGCGCCGGGCGCTCCGCGCGCTGCTGGCGACGCTCAGCCCGCAGGAGCTCACGCTGCCTGCGTCCATCATCGAGAAGCTGCCGCCGCGCCCGGCCGGCTACGGCATGCACCGCGAGCTGTTCCCGCGCTACACCGGTCCCGTGTTCGACGTGATCACCCCTGCCGTCGTCGCGGCGCAGCACACGGTCTCCAACCTGCTGGATCCGCAACGCGCGGCGCGGTTGGTCGAGCAGCACGCGCTGGAGCCGTCGCTGCCCGGGCTCGAGGAGGTGCTGGACGAGCTCCTGGCGAGCGTGCAGCGGGCGCGGGTGACGAACCCGTACGAGGCGGAACTGAGGCGCGCGGTCGAGCGCGTCGTCGTCGAGCAGCTCATGGAGCTGGCGGCGACGGCGCGGATGCCGCAGGTCCGCGCGATCGCCACGGACCGGCTCGAGCGTCTGGCGGAAGCGCGCACGCTCGCGTCCGGCCAGCGCCCGCGGGACGCGGAAGCGGCGCACCACGCGCTGCTGGTGCGGGACATCCGCCGCTTCCTCGACCGGCCGGCCAGCCCGTACACCGCGCCGCCGGCGCCGGTCATCCCGCCCGGCGCGCCGATCGGCGAGCCGGCGATGGACTGGCTGGGCAGGACGGAACGCTGGCAGCCGCACAGCGCACGGGAACTGGCGCGCGCGTGGTTCGAGCGGCTCGAGCCGCCGTGCACCATGTGGGAGTAG
- a CDS encoding MBL fold metallo-hydrolase, with amino-acid sequence MELSFLGAAGTVTGSRYLVTTPQRTVLVDCGLFQGLKQLRLRNWARFPVPPSTIDAVVLTHAHLDHSGYLPVLVRDGFEGPIYCTAATADLCRILLPDSGRIHEEDAAYANRKGFSKHRPALPLYTAEDAERALGRFVPVPHDVVHDLGGGLAFRYLTAGHILGACMVELRGPDTSILFSGDIGRPHDPILPPPTPPPDADHLVVESTYGDRVHDRTDPADVLAEAIARTTARGGIVIIPAFAVGRTQTVLYHINRLRAAGRIPEVPVFLDSPMAANATRLLHAHVGEHRLTPAQCVAVCSTAKIVNSVEESKELSRRTEPAVIISASGMATGGRVLHHLKAFAPDPRNTILLTGYQAAGTRGASIAAGAESVKIHGEYVPVRAEVVMIHGLSAHADRDEILAWLASVRTPPRRVFVTHGEPVPADALRHSIEERFGWEVTVPEHLERVALTAPRVAAS; translated from the coding sequence ATGGAGCTCTCGTTCCTGGGCGCGGCCGGCACCGTGACCGGCTCACGCTACCTGGTCACGACGCCGCAGCGCACCGTGCTCGTGGACTGCGGCCTGTTCCAAGGGCTCAAGCAACTGCGCCTGCGGAACTGGGCGCGGTTCCCCGTCCCGCCGAGCACGATCGACGCCGTCGTGCTCACCCACGCCCACCTCGACCACAGCGGCTACCTCCCGGTGCTCGTGCGCGACGGCTTCGAGGGGCCGATCTACTGCACCGCCGCGACCGCCGACCTCTGCCGCATCTTGCTGCCCGACAGCGGCCGCATCCACGAGGAGGACGCCGCGTACGCGAACCGCAAGGGGTTCTCCAAGCACCGCCCCGCACTGCCGCTGTACACGGCGGAAGACGCCGAGCGCGCCCTCGGGCGTTTCGTGCCCGTTCCCCACGACGTCGTCCACGACCTCGGCGGCGGGCTCGCTTTCCGATACCTCACCGCAGGCCACATCCTCGGCGCGTGCATGGTCGAGCTGCGCGGCCCGGACACCAGCATCCTGTTCTCCGGCGACATCGGCCGCCCGCACGACCCGATCCTGCCCCCGCCCACGCCGCCTCCCGATGCGGATCACCTCGTCGTCGAGTCCACCTACGGCGACCGTGTGCACGACCGCACCGACCCGGCGGACGTGCTGGCCGAGGCGATCGCCCGCACCACGGCGCGCGGCGGCATCGTCATCATCCCCGCGTTCGCCGTGGGCCGGACGCAGACCGTGCTCTACCACATCAACCGCTTGCGCGCCGCGGGACGGATCCCCGAGGTGCCGGTGTTCCTGGACAGCCCGATGGCCGCCAACGCCACGCGCCTCCTGCACGCGCACGTGGGCGAGCACCGGCTCACCCCGGCACAGTGCGTCGCGGTGTGCAGCACGGCGAAGATCGTCAACAGCGTCGAGGAGTCGAAAGAGCTGAGCCGCAGGACGGAGCCCGCGGTCATCATCTCGGCGAGCGGCATGGCGACCGGCGGCCGGGTGCTGCACCACCTCAAGGCGTTCGCGCCCGATCCGCGCAACACCATCCTGCTCACGGGCTACCAGGCCGCCGGGACCCGCGGCGCGAGCATCGCCGCCGGCGCGGAGTCGGTGAAGATCCACGGCGAGTACGTGCCCGTGCGCGCCGAGGTCGTCATGATCCACGGCCTCTCCGCGCACGCGGACCGCGACGAGATCCTGGCGTGGCTCGCCAGCGTGCGCACGCCGCCGCGCCGCGTCTTCGTCACCCACGGCGAGCCCGTGCCCGCGGACGCGCTCCGGCACAGCATCGAGGAGCGCTTCGGCTGGGAGGTGACGGTGCCCGAGCACCTCGAGCGCGTCGCGCTGACCGCCCCCCGGGTGGCCGCGTCCTGA